The following are from one region of the Methanoculleus caldifontis genome:
- a CDS encoding flavin reductase family protein has product MEKNEIGKNFFIPMPVVLVGTQVNGKANFMAVGWCSRANGNPPMILCGIANSHHTPKGIAETETFSVNLPSSALLEKTDYCGIVSGNTVDKSAVFDVFYGTLKTAPMIRECPVNLECRLVQAVPLPTHTVFIGEIVGAYADEGVLRDGKPDYAAIDPLLLTMPDNRYSRLGEHAGDAWSAGKSLVQRT; this is encoded by the coding sequence ATGGAAAAGAACGAGATTGGAAAGAACTTCTTCATCCCGATGCCGGTCGTGCTCGTCGGGACGCAGGTGAACGGAAAGGCGAACTTCATGGCCGTGGGCTGGTGCTCGCGGGCGAACGGCAACCCGCCGATGATCCTCTGCGGGATCGCAAACTCCCACCACACGCCTAAAGGAATCGCAGAGACGGAGACCTTCTCGGTGAACCTCCCGTCGTCGGCCCTGCTGGAGAAGACCGACTACTGCGGGATCGTCTCCGGTAACACGGTCGACAAGTCGGCCGTCTTCGACGTCTTCTACGGCACGCTCAAGACCGCACCGATGATCCGGGAGTGCCCGGTCAACCTCGAGTGCCGGCTCGTGCAGGCCGTCCCGCTCCCGACCCACACGGTCTTCATCGGCGAGATCGTCGGGGCGTATGCGGATGAGGGGGTGCTCCGGGACGGTAAACCGGACTATGCGGCTATCGATCCGCTCCTCCTGACCATGCCCGACAATCGCTACTCGAGGCTTGGAGAGCACGCCGGCGACGCCTGGAGCGCCGGCAAAAGCCTGGTGCAGAGGACCTGA